From Alloacidobacterium dinghuense:
TGGTGAGTGAGGCGAAGATGCGCTCCTGCCTGGTTGTGTCTTCAATCTGCTCGTTTTGCGTGCGGATGTCTTGCAATGGTAAATCTTTATCGACGGATGCCACGGTGCTGCGCAGCGAGGGAACAATTGCCTCTGGCTTCATGTGCGTGTGCACAGCAAACGTCATGAATTCCGCATCTTCTTGTTGCCTGTAGAGGGCATAAAAAGTCGGAGGTGCATCGCGGCGCAGGTCATCGTACTTTGCGTCCTGGCATATGCCGATAATTACAACGCGTTGAGGATGGGCGGGATCGCCGGTTCTGAAAGTTCTGCCGACAGGGCTGATCTTGGGGAAGAACTTGTTCGCGAGCGTTTGATTGATCACTGCTACCTTCGATGATGTCTCGGTGTCCCGTTCATTGAAACCGCGCCCCGCTATGATGGGAATATTGAAAGTGGAGAAAAAGTGTTGTCCAACTGCGTTGAAGGAAACATGCTGGCTATTGGTTGTCGACGGCTGATCATCCGGGTCGAAGGAGTGACCCGAAATATTGTGTGAGATGAGTGGTACCTGTAAAGGTGCTACTGAATCGACACCCTGCAGTGCCGTGAGCTTTTCTTCCATCTGATGGTAAAGCGGGACTCCTTTTCCGTTCGGATATCGTGTTGGCGGCAGTTGCAAATCAAACAGCACGATATGGTCGGGGGAAAATCCCATATGCGTATTGTTGAGATTCGTCAGTGTGCGGACAAAAAGCCCCGCGCCCACCAGCAGCAACATTGAGAGCGTAACCTGAATCACGACAAGAGTCTTTCCCGTGACATTACGTTTACGCTGTGTTGCCATCTGCGCGTTATCTTTGAGGCCAGAGCTGACCTGAGTACGCGTAGCCTGCCATGCAGGGGCGAGGCCAAAGAGTAAGCCCGTAAAAATTGAGATGGCGGCCGTAAATGCAAAGATCATCCAGTTAAACTTGGCATTGATCGCGGGCGCTTCCCATGAAGAGGACAACAGGTGAGGAATGGCGTTTCTCGCGTAATAGCCTAGGAGCAGGCCGGCAACACCGCCCGCAAGAGAAAGCAACAGACTCTCTGTAAGCATCTGGCGCAGAATGCGTGCGCGACCGGCGCCCAGAGCGAGGCGAACACTCATTTCGCGCTGGCGGCTGCTGGCGCGAGCCAGCAGCAAGTTGGCTAGATTTGCGCAAGCCAACAGAAGCACAAAAGCGGCGAGCGAGGTGAGGACGTAGACCGGCTTGCCAAGTTCGCCACCGATTTCATTCTGACCGCGTCTGCCGTCCTGCAACTCCAGTCGTGGAATCTCGTCATTTTTGCCTACGGTCATCGTCGCGCGGACTGCATCGCTCAGATCCACATCGAGCGCCGCTCGCGCGGTCTCTGGAGAAATGCCCAGTTTAAGCCTGCCCATCATCATCACCCACCAAAGATTTCTGTCCGTGAGCAGAGAGGCGCTGAATTTTGGCGCAACGATGGGCTGCATGCTAAACGGTAAAAAAATGTCGGGCGAGCTTTGCACTTCATAAACGCCGGTAAAGTCAGGCGGGTTGACGCCGATGATCGTCATCGGCGTGGAGTTCACTTCGATCTTCTTGCCGATGACATTCGGCGATCGTCCAAAACGTCGGGACCAGTACCCATAGCTGATGAGCATCACAGGACCACTGCCTACCGCACCGTCATCTGTTTCTACAATGGAACGCCCAAGCAAGGGCCGGACGCCAAGGTCGCGATAGTAGTTCCCTGAAACCATCTGTGAAGTGATAACTTCCGCCTTATTGTCGATGGTCGCTGTCATCCGTCCATAGTTTTTGAAGGCGAAGATGTCCTGAAGAACATGGTTGTGTTGACGAAGTTGCTGGTAGACAGGGTAGGAGAATGAAGTGATCAGCGTCTTTCCAGATGGAGTTTCATCATAGTATCCCCACGAGCCGTGAACTACCCCCTTGTCGCCCTGTGTCAGCGCGAAGAGCCGCAGCTCTTCCGGATGAGGAACTGCCAGTCTGTCGAGGAGGATTGACTTGGTGACGGTGAAGATGATGGTGTTGGCTCCGATTCCGAGGGCCAGGGAGCATATCGCGATTGTGGTGAAACTTGGACTCTTTGCCAGCATGCGTATCGCATAGCGAAGGTCGGCGCGCAGCTCATCCCATGCGCGCGTTCCCCAGGCGGCGCGGCAGTTTTCTTTTTGTGCGGCGAGACCGCCTAATTCGGCTCGCGCTCGCCGAAAAGCCTCTTCGCGAGGAAGCCCGCTGCGCATCAGATCGTTCGCGTAGGCTTCGATGTGGAAGGCGAGCTCGTCTTCCATCTCGCTGTTCAGCTGTTCGGGGCGTGTCACAGCTTTCCACCACGTGGCGATGCGGTGCACCAGCCTCATACTTCCTCCGGCTTGGCGCTCAGGACTGCGCCGATGGCGTCGGCCATGTGGTTCCATTTTTCTGTCTCAGTATGCAGGCGGCGGCGGCCAGCGGCAGTGAGCCGGTAGAACTTGGCCTTGCGATTGTTCTCGCTTTGACCCCATTCGCTTGCGATCCAACCCTCGTGTTCCAGTCGATATAGCGCGGGATAAAGCGAACCCTGCTGGATCTCAAGCCGATTGCCGGAGATTTGCTGGATACGCAGAAGCACACCGTATCCATGCAGCGGGCTGAGGGAAACAGCTTTGAGCACCATCATGTCCAGGGTGCCTTGCAGAAGATCATTTTGTTTGGGCGCCACGCGTTCTCCTAGATTGACTAGGAGGATAGCGTGACACTCCTAGACAGTCAAGGAGGAAGATTCTTCGGAAATCAGGCGCGGCCGCCGAGCCCGCCGCACACTCGTCCGCATAGAATGCGGGTATGCGCAGGGTGGTCATCAGTGGTCCACCGCCGGTCCAGGTCCTTGATGTGACGGGCCCACTGGAGGTCTTCTCGAATGTTCCCGACTATCAGGTAGAGGTGGTCTCCTGGGATGGTTCGGATCACCTCGCGACCAATCGGGGTATCAGTATCGGGAATGCTGTGTCGCGCGAGAGCGTCTCCGGCGCTATCGACACTCTCGTTATCGCAGGGGGCCCGGGCGCCGAGAGCGGCGAATACAACGCCAACTATCTTCGCTGGGTTGCCGAGGTGGCCCGGAGGTCTCGGCGTGTTGCCTCCATCTGTACGGGAGCGTTTGTGCTCGCTGCAGCCGGCCTGCTCGACGGCAAGAGAGCCGTCACTCACTGGAGCTTCTGCGACCGGCTGGCGCGCGAATTTCCCAAAGTCGACGTTCTGCCTAATCCGATCTTTCTTCGCGACGGTTCGATCTACACTTCGGCGGGCATTACCTCAGGAATTGATCTTTCCCTCGCTCTCGTCGAAGAAGATCATGGGCATCAGACAGCGCTGAGCGTTGCACGGCAACTTGTTATGTTCCTCGTTCGCCCCGGAGGTCAGGCACAGTACAGCCACATGCTCTCCCGACAGGCAACGACTTTCGAACCCCTGCGCGAGCTGCAGGTTTACATGCTCGAAAATCTCAAGGCTGATCTCTCGGTTGAAGCTCTGGCCGAGCGAATCGGGATGAGCCCCAGACATTTTTCACGCGTCTGTCTGCGGGAGATGAAGATGAATCCAGGGCAGTTCGTTGATCGTCTGCGCGTAGAAGCAGCACAGCAGATGATCGACAGCTCGTCGATGGGATTGAAGGAAATTGCGGACGCGTGTGGCTTTGGATCTGCGGATTCGATGCGCCGCACCTTTCAGCGTGTGATGGGAATCACCGCAGGCGAATATATGGAACGATTCAAGCGTGTGAAAGCTTAATTTTTCCGTCCGAATGTGCGGGAAGGAAAGGCCCTGCTCGCTGGCGCAAGGCCTTCTGTCTGTATCCGGGGGCTCGGGGCGATCAGCCAATCCAGTTGGAGTTGCGGATCACGCTGCAGAAGTTTCCGCGCACGAACTTTGGATCCTTGTCCGCGAGGACATCGGCCTTGACATTACCGAAGGTGGTGTCGGGCCTGTTGTGAATGCCGTTGTAGAAAGCCTGGAGGATGTCTTCCTTGAAGTTCGGGGTCCGCGGGTATTCGGCGACTACGGCGTTACGCACATCGTCGGAATATTTCTCATACGCAATGCCCAGCACGTCCATTTCGACGCCTGCGGTTACGAGTGCGATGACCGGATGCATGTATTGAGGAATGCCCGGTGTCGTATGCAGGGCAATCGCGGTCCATACGGTGTCGATGTCCTGTTGCGAGATGCCGCGTTCGCACAGGAAGTTACGCGCGGCGTTGGCGCCGTCCACCTCGAAGCGATCTGCGGTGCTGTAGCTAGGCACGAGACCAATGTCATGGAACATTGCACCGGCATAGAGAAGTTCGGGGTCGAACTTGAGGCCGCTCTGTTTGCCTGCGATTGCTCCGAAGTAGTAAACGCGGCTGGAATGGTTGAAGAGAAGCTCGGTCTCCGTGTCTCGGATGAATTCCTGGATTTCGCTCGCGAGCCTGGTGTCGGGAATGCTAACGCCTGCAATGGAAGTGATTGTGTTGGCCATTTGATTCTCCTGTGAGGGACTCACAGGATCAACAGTAGCTCTCATAGATTGAGAGCGCCATGACATCGATACAGCAAATTCGGACATGCTAGGGATCTAAGTGGCGCGAGCTTTCCTCGGCGCCATTTCCATCGCCTGAGAAAGCAGAAACCTGCGGAAGGTTCCAAGCACTCCTGTGGGTTCCGGGCCTGAGGGATATGCCATCGAGAATCGTCGCGACAATTTGAGACCGTTTACTCTCGCGACCTTTAATGATCCAAGTGAAAGCTGATTTCGTACAGCCCACCGTGAAGCGAACGAGACTCCAAGGCCAGCTTCTACGGCACTGAGCAGACCTTCCGTCGAATCCAGCTCCATGCTGATGTTCAGATCTTTCGTCTTCACTCCGGCCTTCGATAATGCCTGCTCAACGACTCTCCTTGAGCCGGAGCCAAATTCACGCATGAGCAGAGGTTCGCTTTTCAAATCTTCCAACTCTACCTCATGGTTAGCCCAACCGTGGTTTGCCGGAACGACAAGGATCATGTGATCTTCCATGAAAGGTTCGATATGCAGGTCCTTACGCTGCTCCGGCCCTTCGATAAGAGCGAGATGGATCTCGCGGGCAAGCAGAGCCTCAAGCATCTCGTCTGTGTTGCCGCTGCGAGCCGTGACTCTGATCCTGGGGTTTGTCCGGCGAAATCCGGCAACAAATATCGGCAACACATAGTAACCGATGGTTTGAGAGGCTCCCAATGCCAGTTCGCCTGCCTGCTGCCCGAACGCCGCATTGACTGCAGCGACGGCCTCGTCGGAAAGCTCCTTCATCTTCTCGGTAAAAGGCAATAGAGCCTTTCCACCGGCAGTCAGCGCGATATGGCCGCCTCCCCGATCGAAAAGTGGGAGACCGAACTCATCTTCCAGCGCCTTTATCTGCTGGGTCACTGCCGGTTGCGTAAGGAGCAGTTCCTCGGCTGCGCGGCTGAAGTTCAGATGGTGGGCAACGGTTCTGAATACCCGGATGCGGAAGTTCTCGATCATGACCCGTTCCGTCTCCTCTTTCTTTAAGGTTTGACCCGGGTCCGCATCTCCTCATGGCGCTCAACTCTATCTCGATCTTCTGTTTTATTGCGCAGGCTCCGGGCTGGCAATTCCATATAAGGAATCACGTGATATCGTACGCGCAACAAAAGAGGCAAGCAGACAGCAGGGGATGATGACTGGCAGAAGGTGCCATTGGCCGGTCAACTCTACTGCCATCAGAGCTGCCATCAGCGGAGCGTGCGTCACGGCAGCCATCAGAGCTCCCATGCCACACAGCCCCAGCACCAAGGCATAGGACAAGTGCAGACAATGACCTGCTACGAGACCAAGGGCAGCGCCGGCGAAAAGCGTTGGAGTAAAGACACCTCCAATTGTGCCGGTTCCCACGCAGAAGGTTGTAGCGGCGATGCGACACCCCAATGCACTAATGATGCTGAGGAGTGTTGTTTTGTTTCGAAGTATTCCTACGAGCGCGGCGTCGCCGTTTCCCCAGACTCTCGGCTCGATCAGGCTAAGCAGGCCAACCGCCAACCCGCTCCACAACAATGCAAGCGGCAAGCGGCTTGCGGCTCTGGAAAGATGAAGAAGCTTTTGATAGGCGGGGCCGGAGGCGCCAAGGATGACAGCCAATGGAAAAACCCATAACAATTCCGGTGTCATAGGCAGCCTTCCTGCTATCGGGAAGAGAGGTCCGGCGCCCAACACCGCACGACTGACAATCCACCCAGAGGCGGAAGCCAGCAGCAATGGCAGAATGTCGATCCAGGCAC
This genomic window contains:
- a CDS encoding ABC transporter permease yields the protein MRLVHRIATWWKAVTRPEQLNSEMEDELAFHIEAYANDLMRSGLPREEAFRRARAELGGLAAQKENCRAAWGTRAWDELRADLRYAIRMLAKSPSFTTIAICSLALGIGANTIIFTVTKSILLDRLAVPHPEELRLFALTQGDKGVVHGSWGYYDETPSGKTLITSFSYPVYQQLRQHNHVLQDIFAFKNYGRMTATIDNKAEVITSQMVSGNYYRDLGVRPLLGRSIVETDDGAVGSGPVMLISYGYWSRRFGRSPNVIGKKIEVNSTPMTIIGVNPPDFTGVYEVQSSPDIFLPFSMQPIVAPKFSASLLTDRNLWWVMMMGRLKLGISPETARAALDVDLSDAVRATMTVGKNDEIPRLELQDGRRGQNEIGGELGKPVYVLTSLAAFVLLLACANLANLLLARASSRQREMSVRLALGAGRARILRQMLTESLLLSLAGGVAGLLLGYYARNAIPHLLSSSWEAPAINAKFNWMIFAFTAAISIFTGLLFGLAPAWQATRTQVSSGLKDNAQMATQRKRNVTGKTLVVIQVTLSMLLLVGAGLFVRTLTNLNNTHMGFSPDHIVLFDLQLPPTRYPNGKGVPLYHQMEEKLTALQGVDSVAPLQVPLISHNISGHSFDPDDQPSTTNSQHVSFNAVGQHFFSTFNIPIIAGRGFNERDTETSSKVAVINQTLANKFFPKISPVGRTFRTGDPAHPQRVVIIGICQDAKYDDLRRDAPPTFYALYRQQEDAEFMTFAVHTHMKPEAIVPSLRSTVASVDKDLPLQDIRTQNEQIEDTTRQERIFASLTSGFGILALVLACIGIYGIMAYTVARRTNEIGIRMALGAQAGRVLRMILREASWMAIVGIVVGLSAAVAMGRLIASMLFGLKPYDPLTLGMAALLLALVALAASLVPAWRAAHVDPIRALRHE
- a CDS encoding PadR family transcriptional regulator: MAPKQNDLLQGTLDMMVLKAVSLSPLHGYGVLLRIQQISGNRLEIQQGSLYPALYRLEHEGWIASEWGQSENNRKAKFYRLTAAGRRRLHTETEKWNHMADAIGAVLSAKPEEV
- a CDS encoding GlxA family transcriptional regulator, translated to MRRVVISGPPPVQVLDVTGPLEVFSNVPDYQVEVVSWDGSDHLATNRGISIGNAVSRESVSGAIDTLVIAGGPGAESGEYNANYLRWVAEVARRSRRVASICTGAFVLAAAGLLDGKRAVTHWSFCDRLAREFPKVDVLPNPIFLRDGSIYTSAGITSGIDLSLALVEEDHGHQTALSVARQLVMFLVRPGGQAQYSHMLSRQATTFEPLRELQVYMLENLKADLSVEALAERIGMSPRHFSRVCLREMKMNPGQFVDRLRVEAAQQMIDSSSMGLKEIADACGFGSADSMRRTFQRVMGITAGEYMERFKRVKA
- a CDS encoding HD domain-containing protein → MANTITSIAGVSIPDTRLASEIQEFIRDTETELLFNHSSRVYYFGAIAGKQSGLKFDPELLYAGAMFHDIGLVPSYSTADRFEVDGANAARNFLCERGISQQDIDTVWTAIALHTTPGIPQYMHPVIALVTAGVEMDVLGIAYEKYSDDVRNAVVAEYPRTPNFKEDILQAFYNGIHNRPDTTFGNVKADVLADKDPKFVRGNFCSVIRNSNWIG
- a CDS encoding LysR family transcriptional regulator, whose amino-acid sequence is MIENFRIRVFRTVAHHLNFSRAAEELLLTQPAVTQQIKALEDEFGLPLFDRGGGHIALTAGGKALLPFTEKMKELSDEAVAAVNAAFGQQAGELALGASQTIGYYVLPIFVAGFRRTNPRIRVTARSGNTDEMLEALLAREIHLALIEGPEQRKDLHIEPFMEDHMILVVPANHGWANHEVELEDLKSEPLLMREFGSGSRRVVEQALSKAGVKTKDLNISMELDSTEGLLSAVEAGLGVSFASRWAVRNQLSLGSLKVARVNGLKLSRRFSMAYPSGPEPTGVLGTFRRFLLSQAMEMAPRKARAT
- a CDS encoding chloride channel protein; this translates as MTTATLTKAEATENAVTTWLTSAAWAALLGVASGSACVAVRLFFRLLQWIFVQQTGMLPVAATSFQPARRVLTPIIGAALATFVVWLMRRLRSGLDFEEYVEAVRLKNGRIPFLSTLWRTVASAFPIATGAAIGREGVMIQFAAATTSWVGGRFPTRNFSLSRQVAYGAAAAVAAAYQAPIAGAFFGAEIVLGECAWIDILPLLLASASGWIVSRAVLGAGPLFPIAGRLPMTPELLWVFPLAVILGASGPAYQKLLHLSRAASRLPLALLWSGLAVGLLSLIEPRVWGNGDAALVGILRNKTTLLSIISALGCRIAATTFCVGTGTIGGVFTPTLFAGAALGLVAGHCLHLSYALVLGLCGMGALMAAVTHAPLMAALMAVELTGQWHLLPVIIPCCLLASFVARTISRDSLYGIASPEPAQ